One Halosegnis longus DNA window includes the following coding sequences:
- a CDS encoding TasA family protein, with product MSDESDSTIELNRRRVLAGLGTIGVASAGAGAGTFALFSDTEESTGNSVTAGTLNLTADGNDGSETTTLSVTGAAPGDTGIATTTLRNAGNISGFLNVDIDSVSSAENGLVEPERQAGDSSTGGSSGELADYLSLELDIGGNMFTSGLVSGMENVQFNPNEPISGSSVKDFNIQWEIDEAAGNVIQTDSVSVDFTLELLQEAQGKDVVLSGDTPYGQGAGFSNPWDTTGDSGTPDISVSGSGAWGTVDHSSSGTGNATGGEYKQGFYFAGDFSSISTLSGYTIDEITEISYSLYKDAPLAGNDIYLLIYTRPEGDGNDGASWYDSRLVALPSDANGAGSPNFTTGEWNTFSTRNGASNTLVFDDSGHKGGNSVGGPVLPTLSDLGSGPIDWTNYDSSLSSTFDYQNQEVKALSLQTNSTSPDLEAWIDDVTVKLATGEELSLDLEP from the coding sequence ATGTCAGACGAAAGCGACTCTACGATCGAGCTGAATCGGCGACGAGTACTCGCGGGACTGGGCACCATCGGCGTCGCGTCCGCAGGTGCGGGCGCGGGGACGTTTGCCCTGTTTAGTGATACCGAGGAAAGCACTGGAAATAGTGTTACTGCAGGTACACTCAACCTCACTGCAGATGGTAACGACGGCTCTGAAACGACAACGCTGAGCGTTACCGGCGCAGCACCGGGCGACACAGGGATCGCAACAACCACACTACGAAACGCCGGGAATATCAGTGGATTTCTAAATGTTGACATTGATTCTGTTTCAAGCGCTGAAAATGGCTTAGTTGAGCCAGAGAGACAGGCCGGCGATTCATCCACTGGAGGGAGTTCTGGGGAACTTGCAGATTATCTCAGTCTAGAGTTAGACATCGGCGGTAATATGTTCACATCCGGATTGGTTTCTGGGATGGAGAACGTTCAGTTCAACCCTAACGAGCCTATTTCTGGCAGCAGCGTCAAGGACTTTAATATCCAGTGGGAGATTGACGAAGCCGCTGGAAACGTAATTCAAACCGACAGTGTTTCTGTCGATTTTACCCTTGAGTTGCTTCAGGAGGCACAGGGCAAAGATGTCGTTCTCAGCGGCGACACGCCGTACGGTCAGGGGGCTGGATTCTCCAACCCGTGGGATACCACCGGAGACTCAGGCACGCCTGACATCTCGGTTAGCGGTAGTGGTGCGTGGGGGACTGTTGATCACTCATCCTCTGGTACTGGCAACGCAACTGGTGGCGAGTACAAGCAAGGTTTCTACTTTGCAGGTGATTTCTCATCAATCTCAACGCTCTCTGGCTATACAATTGATGAAATCACCGAAATTTCCTACTCCTTATACAAAGATGCCCCGCTCGCTGGGAATGACATCTACCTCTTAATCTACACACGACCAGAAGGCGATGGAAATGACGGCGCTAGCTGGTACGACAGCCGACTAGTTGCATTACCATCAGACGCCAACGGGGCAGGCAGTCCAAACTTCACCACCGGAGAATGGAACACATTCAGCACCAGAAATGGCGCCTCGAATACACTGGTATTCGACGATTCCGGTCATAAGGGCGGTAATAGTGTTGGTGGCCCGGTGCTCCCGACGCTCTCTGACCTCGGGAGCGGCCCGATTGATTGGACGAACTACGACAGTAGCTTGTCGTCAACCTTTGACTACCAAAATCAGGAAGTCAAGGCGCTTTCTCTCCAAACCAACAGTACATCGCCGGACCTAGAGGCATGGATTGATGATGTCACAGTCAAGCTTGCAACTGGTGAGGAACTATCTCTCGATCTTGAGCCCTGA
- a CDS encoding DUF7344 domain-containing protein, translated as MSRTEVFDILSNDRRRHALHYLLSRESGAEIGELSEQIAAWENDEAIEEVTADERRRVYVSLHQTHLPRMDEAGVLQYENSRDTIELTERGESLRVYMEIVEGNDIPWSEFYLGLSALSASLLAALWMDAALLSLVPDLAWMCVVVLLFGITSVAHIYYADQRRLGSDGAPPSAK; from the coding sequence ATGAGCCGAACGGAGGTTTTCGATATACTCAGTAACGACAGACGACGACACGCGCTTCATTACCTACTCTCCCGCGAGAGCGGGGCCGAGATTGGTGAGTTGTCAGAACAGATTGCCGCGTGGGAAAACGACGAAGCTATCGAAGAGGTCACCGCCGACGAGCGGCGACGCGTCTACGTCTCGCTCCACCAGACCCATCTCCCGCGGATGGACGAGGCCGGCGTGTTGCAGTACGAAAACTCCAGGGACACCATCGAGTTGACCGAGCGCGGCGAATCGCTGCGCGTGTACATGGAAATCGTCGAGGGGAACGATATTCCGTGGAGCGAGTTCTACCTCGGGCTCAGCGCGCTGTCGGCATCACTCCTTGCTGCGCTCTGGATGGACGCGGCGCTGCTCAGTCTGGTTCCCGATCTCGCGTGGATGTGTGTGGTCGTCCTGCTGTTCGGCATTACCAGCGTCGCGCACATCTACTACGCGGACCAGCGCCGACTGGGGAGCGACGGCGCGCCACCGAGCGCGAAATGA
- a CDS encoding L-aspartate oxidase encodes MNHSATTGSDRTSVPEYDIVDVSVLVIGAGAAGARTAIELAERGVDDVLVLGKRGHGDAHTTWARGGVNGALGTHDPEDSWAIHAADTLNEGHFLNDPDKVETVTKQMPDRLRELDEWGMDFSRTDDGDIDQRYFGAQSFRRTAFAGDHTGESMLNALVNRAQDLSVPYRENVMITSVLSDGEEAYGAVGFDMDTGEYVVFNAGTVVLAAGGYAAIYNRHTSRDDENNGDGPALAYDAGAELMDMEFVQFHPTGMAVDEDDPEWAPWGGRLVTEAVRGEGGRLYNAEGERFMERYSPDQMELDARDVVARAIAQEVAEGRGTENGGVYLDISHRDASFIRERLPRMYERFQSLGVDMASEPVEVAPTAHYGMGGVAVDEHGETSVDGLFAIGETMAGVHGANRLGGNSLAETVAFGTVAGKHIAERVDGPSRLSDRVIGDMVEPQLRDLASLAEQDGSHDVMEVFVDLQDLLWEHAGILRDEESLQTGLDELDALRERTSDMDVGPVTSDSFEFAVNVGFMLWNAEAVLRGALQRTESRGAHYRTDHPNTDPEWQQNIYFERADVGGMATHTAAVGTPSETVQEALDKGYELDYHQLE; translated from the coding sequence GTGAACCACTCAGCGACGACCGGAAGCGACCGCACGAGCGTTCCGGAGTACGACATCGTCGACGTGTCCGTCCTCGTTATCGGGGCCGGCGCGGCCGGCGCTCGTACGGCGATCGAACTCGCAGAACGTGGTGTCGATGACGTGTTGGTCCTCGGGAAGCGGGGCCACGGCGACGCACACACCACGTGGGCGCGCGGTGGGGTTAACGGTGCACTCGGGACCCACGACCCCGAAGACTCGTGGGCGATTCACGCAGCCGACACGCTCAACGAGGGACACTTCCTCAACGACCCCGACAAGGTCGAGACGGTCACGAAGCAGATGCCCGACCGGCTTCGTGAACTCGACGAGTGGGGAATGGACTTCTCCCGCACCGACGACGGCGACATCGACCAGCGCTACTTCGGCGCACAGTCGTTCCGCCGCACGGCCTTTGCCGGTGACCACACCGGCGAGTCCATGCTGAACGCACTCGTCAACCGCGCGCAGGACCTATCCGTCCCCTACCGCGAGAACGTGATGATCACCTCCGTGCTCTCCGACGGCGAGGAGGCATACGGGGCCGTCGGCTTCGACATGGACACCGGCGAATACGTCGTTTTCAACGCCGGGACGGTCGTGCTCGCAGCCGGCGGCTACGCGGCTATCTACAACCGTCACACCTCTCGCGACGACGAGAACAACGGTGATGGACCGGCGCTGGCGTACGATGCTGGTGCGGAGCTGATGGACATGGAGTTCGTTCAGTTTCACCCGACGGGGATGGCCGTCGACGAGGACGACCCCGAGTGGGCACCGTGGGGTGGACGGCTCGTGACCGAGGCGGTCCGGGGGGAGGGCGGACGGTTGTACAACGCCGAGGGCGAGCGATTCATGGAGCGGTATTCGCCCGACCAGATGGAACTCGACGCGCGCGATGTCGTGGCGAGAGCGATTGCACAGGAGGTCGCCGAGGGGCGCGGCACCGAGAACGGCGGCGTGTATCTGGACATCTCACACAGAGACGCGTCGTTCATCCGCGAGCGACTGCCGAGAATGTACGAGCGGTTCCAGAGTCTCGGCGTCGACATGGCGTCCGAGCCGGTCGAAGTCGCCCCGACCGCCCACTACGGGATGGGCGGCGTTGCCGTCGACGAACACGGCGAGACGAGCGTCGACGGACTGTTCGCTATCGGAGAGACGATGGCGGGCGTCCACGGCGCGAACCGTCTGGGCGGCAACTCGCTGGCAGAGACCGTCGCGTTCGGTACCGTCGCCGGCAAGCACATCGCCGAGCGCGTCGACGGCCCGAGTCGGCTCTCGGACCGCGTTATCGGTGATATGGTAGAGCCACAGCTTCGCGACCTCGCGTCGCTGGCCGAACAAGACGGTAGCCACGATGTGATGGAGGTGTTCGTCGACCTGCAGGACCTCTTGTGGGAGCACGCCGGCATCCTCCGCGACGAAGAGTCACTGCAGACGGGGCTTGACGAACTGGATGCGCTCCGAGAGCGAACCTCCGACATGGACGTTGGCCCGGTCACCAGCGACTCCTTCGAGTTCGCTGTCAACGTCGGATTCATGCTGTGGAACGCAGAAGCCGTCCTGCGCGGTGCGCTCCAGCGAACTGAGTCCCGTGGGGCACACTACCGGACCGACCACCCGAACACCGACCCCGAGTGGCAGCAGAACATCTACTTCGAGCGTGCTGACGTTGGCGGGATGGCGACACACACTGCGGCAGTCGGTACTCCTAGCGAGACGGTCCAAGAAGCGCTCGATAAGGGGTACGAGCTGGACTACCACCAACTGGAGTAA
- a CDS encoding DoxX family protein produces the protein MIFPLHVRYVAPAEAAREFVNLLDDVLADPVAVVLLAGGAVAGLVGLLLAPRLSEFPDIRVARQTLASYRPYLPWMVRLSLGLPLVGAGFAGYFITPAVPIPARILQVGLGFLLLFGLATRLTAAAGLLAYLVVLPFQPPLFLAFEYVGGFLAIILLGAGQPSADGMVRRLAVTDGTLVRRLDLQRYRPDALLNSVGVSGSLVGPVVRATLGVNFIYLGLTQKLLNGGQALAVVAKYDLTSVVPVSAELWVVGAGLAEMAVGVLLIAGVATRGVAAVAFVLFTLTLFGLPDDPVLAHISLFGLASVLMVTGSGPFALSVSSVTQRLSPTT, from the coding sequence ATGATATTCCCTCTCCACGTTCGATACGTCGCCCCCGCAGAGGCGGCCCGGGAGTTCGTCAACCTTCTCGACGACGTGCTCGCAGACCCCGTCGCCGTCGTCCTGCTCGCCGGGGGTGCAGTCGCTGGACTCGTCGGGCTCCTGCTCGCGCCCCGACTGAGCGAATTCCCTGACATTCGCGTCGCCCGACAGACGCTGGCCTCGTACCGACCGTATCTGCCGTGGATGGTCCGGCTCTCGCTGGGATTACCGCTCGTCGGCGCTGGCTTCGCGGGGTATTTCATCACTCCGGCGGTGCCAATCCCGGCGCGCATCCTTCAGGTCGGGCTCGGCTTCCTGTTGCTGTTCGGGCTTGCGACCCGGCTGACTGCCGCGGCCGGATTACTCGCGTATCTCGTCGTCTTGCCGTTCCAGCCGCCGCTGTTTCTCGCGTTCGAGTACGTCGGCGGCTTCCTCGCAATCATCTTACTCGGGGCGGGCCAGCCGAGTGCGGACGGAATGGTCCGGCGGCTCGCAGTCACCGACGGGACGCTCGTGCGCCGGCTAGACCTCCAGCGGTATCGCCCCGACGCGCTGTTGAACTCCGTCGGCGTCTCGGGGTCGCTCGTCGGCCCGGTAGTTCGTGCCACCCTCGGCGTGAACTTCATCTACCTGGGACTGACGCAGAAACTGCTCAACGGCGGACAGGCGCTCGCCGTGGTCGCGAAGTACGACCTGACGAGTGTCGTCCCGGTCAGCGCCGAACTGTGGGTCGTCGGGGCCGGTCTCGCCGAGATGGCAGTCGGGGTGCTTCTGATTGCCGGCGTCGCGACCCGCGGGGTTGCCGCCGTCGCCTTCGTGTTGTTCACGCTGACGCTGTTCGGACTTCCGGACGACCCGGTGCTCGCGCACATCTCGCTGTTCGGGCTAGCGTCCGTCCTCATGGTCACTGGGAGCGGGCCGTTCGCACTGTCGGTGTCATCGGTTACGCAACGCCTGTCCCCGACCACCTGA